A single window of Echinimonas agarilytica DNA harbors:
- the acpS gene encoding holo-ACP synthase, translating into MAIIGLGNDLVEISRIEAVVTGNHCKRFVKRVLTDSEQEIFNQHSNPERFLAKRWAAKEAAAKALGTGVAGGVSFQDFNVHNKDSGQPVLTLSGIAKQLADKAGVRHCWLSLSDEKDHALATVVLES; encoded by the coding sequence TTGGCTATTATTGGTTTAGGGAATGATCTGGTTGAAATTTCACGTATCGAAGCGGTGGTGACTGGCAATCACTGCAAGCGCTTCGTAAAGCGAGTGTTAACCGATTCTGAACAAGAAATATTTAACCAGCATTCAAACCCCGAACGCTTTCTTGCTAAACGATGGGCGGCTAAAGAAGCTGCTGCTAAAGCATTGGGCACAGGCGTTGCTGGAGGGGTTAGCTTCCAGGATTTCAATGTTCACAACAAAGATTCCGGTCAACCTGTCCTCACCTTATCTGGAATTGCTAAGCAGCTCGCAGATAAAGCCGGAGTTAGGCATTGCTGGTTAAGCTTATCTGACGAAAAAGATCATGCACTCGCCACGGTTGTTTTAGAATCTTGA